The Candidatus Thermoplasmatota archaeon genome window below encodes:
- a CDS encoding TatD family hydrolase: MIILDNHMHLRRDGRYIQAVKEFKRAGGTHLILCQMPMVEKVIGEKSYMPAYKETVKMAEGAGIATGIKIFVTVGPYPADYLALRKKFGRDEAKKIMFRGMEEAQQFCIERNAIAIGEIGRPHFEVDEQAWEDSNKIMAYGMKMAEEANVPVVLHTESIGPDGFKELAEMADRVGMEKARVVKHFSPPLVKEEENHGIFPSILSTEKAIKEALAKGTRFFMETDYIDDPLRPGAVLGLKTVPRRVKKFLEEGITSEEDVYKIHKDNPEKVYGISMD, encoded by the coding sequence ATGATAATTCTCGACAACCACATGCATCTTCGCCGCGACGGCCGTTACATTCAGGCAGTGAAAGAATTTAAGCGGGCGGGAGGGACTCATCTCATACTCTGCCAAATGCCCATGGTGGAAAAAGTGATCGGGGAAAAGAGTTATATGCCCGCTTACAAGGAAACAGTGAAAATGGCTGAGGGAGCAGGCATTGCTACGGGCATAAAAATTTTTGTTACAGTTGGGCCATATCCAGCAGATTATCTTGCACTGAGAAAAAAATTCGGGAGGGATGAAGCAAAGAAAATCATGTTCAGAGGCATGGAGGAAGCACAACAGTTTTGCATTGAAAGAAATGCGATAGCAATCGGGGAGATAGGCCGCCCCCACTTTGAAGTGGATGAGCAGGCATGGGAGGACAGCAATAAAATAATGGCATACGGAATGAAAATGGCTGAAGAAGCAAACGTGCCGGTCGTTCTTCATACGGAGAGCATTGGCCCAGACGGTTTTAAAGAACTGGCAGAAATGGCAGACAGAGTTGGCATGGAAAAGGCAAGAGTTGTGAAGCATTTTTCCCCGCCTCTTGTAAAGGAAGAAGAAAACCACGGCATATTTCCTTCAATATTGTCAACAGAAAAAGCGATCAAGGAAGCTCTGGCCAAGGGAACAAGATTTTTTATGGAAACGGATTATATTGATGACCCGCTGCGTCCCGGCGCCGTGCTTGGATTGAAGACAGTGCCGAGGAGAGTGAAAAAATTTCTGGAGGAAGGGATAACGAGCGAGGAAGATGTGTACAAGATTCATAAAGACAATCCAGAAAAAGTTTATGGAATTTCGATGGATTAG
- a CDS encoding ORC1-type DNA replication protein — MNDDIFKSLLKSSNIFKNKEVLRPSYVPDILPHREKNIDELASVLVPALKGETPSNVFIYGKTGTGKTAVTRYVGKRLSIKGSELNRVTHFVYINCEIVDTQYRVLQNIANHFMEDWSERIPFTGWPTDEVYSKLVKRIDNSESVVIIVLDEVDKLKGDEVLYNLSRMNSCLQKAKTSLIGISNDLKFTEFLDPRVKSSLGEENMIFPPYAANQLENILGERAKIAFKENVLDESVIPLCSALAAQEHGDARRALDLLRVSAEIADRSGENKILEEHVRLAVNKIEIDRVKEVVSTLPAQSKMVLMAAVIGDQIFDVPPNTGDIYNVYKQLCMKAGMDILTQRRIADLISELDMLGIITARVISKGRYGRTKEIQVSTPIRKIEKILSKDDIIPDLPDLKSLKLKIQSRLL, encoded by the coding sequence ATGAATGATGACATATTCAAAAGTTTACTGAAATCCAGCAATATATTTAAAAATAAAGAAGTTTTGCGTCCATCATATGTGCCTGATATATTGCCTCACAGGGAGAAAAATATAGACGAATTGGCTTCCGTGCTCGTGCCGGCGTTGAAGGGAGAAACGCCTTCCAACGTATTTATTTATGGGAAGACAGGTACGGGTAAGACTGCAGTGACAAGATATGTTGGCAAACGTTTGTCCATAAAAGGCTCGGAATTGAACAGGGTTACACATTTCGTATACATTAATTGTGAGATAGTTGACACCCAGTACAGGGTTTTGCAGAATATAGCAAATCATTTTATGGAAGACTGGTCGGAGCGCATTCCATTTACGGGCTGGCCGACGGATGAGGTTTATTCAAAATTGGTAAAGCGAATAGATAACAGTGAGAGCGTTGTGATAATCGTCCTTGACGAAGTGGACAAGTTGAAAGGGGACGAGGTGCTTTATAACCTCTCTCGCATGAACAGCTGTCTGCAAAAGGCAAAGACATCCCTGATAGGAATATCAAATGATCTGAAGTTCACCGAATTTCTTGACCCGAGGGTTAAGTCGTCTCTCGGCGAGGAAAATATGATTTTTCCCCCTTATGCGGCAAACCAGCTAGAAAATATTCTCGGGGAGAGGGCGAAAATTGCATTCAAAGAAAATGTTCTTGATGAATCGGTAATACCCCTATGTTCGGCCCTGGCGGCGCAGGAGCATGGCGACGCAAGGCGGGCGCTGGACCTGCTGCGTGTGTCCGCTGAAATCGCTGACCGCTCTGGAGAAAATAAAATACTGGAGGAACATGTAAGGCTGGCCGTTAACAAAATAGAAATCGACAGGGTCAAGGAAGTTGTGTCCACACTGCCCGCACAGTCCAAAATGGTTCTCATGGCCGCTGTTATCGGAGACCAGATATTTGATGTTCCTCCGAATACGGGAGACATCTATAATGTCTACAAGCAGCTTTGCATGAAGGCAGGGATGGATATTCTGACGCAAAGGAGGATAGCAGATTTGATATCGGAACTGGACATGCTGGGCATCATAACCGCCAGAGTTATTTCGAAGGGCAGGTATGGAAGGACAAAAGAAATACAGGTTTCCACGCCCATAAGGAAGATAGAGAAAATATTGTCAAAAGATGACATTATACCAGATCTTCCCGACTTAAAAAGTTTAAAACTTAAAATACAATCGCGTTTATTATAG
- a CDS encoding MBL fold metallo-hydrolase has translation MDLYVKGKKPILYITIKINKTAVLFDVMEIKLVWFDSMGAKSACTLIKTKDTSILIDPGAAAMQPSYPLPKEKKIFYKKKAMENIINTSKEAEFIVISHYHYDHYSSPLSNKELYEGKELWIKDPNQWINLSQWKRGRKFLEELCFAFNGNLKTKDSEKKIFEDPFDELDIAKNKDFGKYQSRREELLDKWRKNFISLTNHWSTNEWIEEPILENASVYFADGKKMKIGDTTIRFTKPLFHGIEYARTGWVIATIVECNGEKIIHSSDLQGPVIEDYAQWLIDEKPDILILDGPATYLLGYMLNKINMNRIIQNACRISKEGNPGLMIYDHHLLRGKKFRERTEEVWLKNVTTAAEYNREEPLISRL, from the coding sequence ATGGATTTGTATGTTAAAGGCAAAAAGCCTATACTTTATATCACGATAAAAATAAATAAAACGGCTGTTTTATTCGATGTAATGGAAATCAAACTCGTATGGTTCGACTCCATGGGAGCAAAGTCAGCCTGCACATTAATTAAAACGAAGGATACAAGCATACTAATCGACCCGGGTGCAGCAGCGATGCAGCCATCATACCCGCTACCAAAAGAAAAGAAAATATTTTATAAGAAAAAAGCGATGGAAAACATAATCAATACTTCTAAAGAAGCTGAATTTATAGTAATATCCCATTATCATTACGACCATTATTCATCGCCCCTCTCAAATAAGGAATTGTATGAAGGGAAGGAATTGTGGATAAAAGATCCAAATCAATGGATAAATCTCTCCCAATGGAAGAGGGGCAGGAAATTTTTGGAAGAATTGTGTTTTGCCTTTAATGGCAACCTTAAAACGAAAGATAGCGAGAAAAAAATTTTTGAAGATCCATTCGATGAATTGGATATAGCAAAGAATAAGGATTTTGGCAAGTATCAATCTAGGAGGGAAGAACTGTTGGATAAATGGAGGAAGAATTTCATTTCATTAACGAATCATTGGTCAACGAATGAGTGGATTGAAGAACCGATATTGGAAAATGCATCGGTGTATTTCGCCGATGGAAAGAAAATGAAAATAGGCGATACGACTATCCGATTCACGAAACCATTATTCCACGGAATAGAATATGCACGAACCGGGTGGGTCATTGCAACGATTGTCGAATGCAATGGAGAAAAAATCATACATTCCTCAGATTTACAGGGGCCTGTCATCGAGGATTATGCACAATGGTTGATCGATGAAAAGCCGGATATATTGATATTGGATGGACCGGCAACTTATTTATTGGGCTACATGTTGAATAAAATAAACATGAATAGGATCATTCAAAATGCTTGTCGAATCTCTAAGGAAGGAAACCCTGGGCTGATGATATACGACCACCATTTGCTCAGGGGAAAGAAATTTAGGGAGAGGACAGAAGAAGTCTGGCTGAAAAATGTAACTACGGCAGCTGAATATAATAGAGAAGAGCCGCTTATTTCCAGATTGTGA
- a CDS encoding S26 family signal peptidase: MNEKILLTIRDVLAAVAIVGIIITALWAYTGQFPDTPMVVVTSGSMMHDNAPYGKIGTIDPGDLVLVKKISSRDGITVRGESSNPATGHRTYSDYGDVIIYYPMGNRDRTPIIHRAICWVEYKGGKYTVREYGIEDASVISIPELHISGYKPMNSGFITKGDNNELPDQYPSGGICAQPVKPEWIIGKARGELPWFGMIKLMIAGNQEVNAENGWVKVGKAVAPKDIWVCLGLSLVAISAIPISLDAYEYYRKKKDSESL, from the coding sequence ATGAATGAAAAAATTCTCCTTACAATTAGGGATGTTCTCGCTGCAGTAGCCATAGTGGGCATAATAATCACTGCATTATGGGCATACACAGGCCAGTTCCCCGATACGCCGATGGTTGTCGTTACCTCCGGCTCGATGATGCATGACAATGCCCCTTACGGAAAGATTGGGACGATAGACCCCGGAGACCTAGTTCTGGTGAAAAAAATTTCCAGCAGGGATGGCATAACAGTAAGAGGTGAAAGTAGCAATCCTGCAACAGGCCACAGGACATACAGCGATTACGGGGATGTAATAATTTATTATCCAATGGGAAATAGGGATAGAACGCCGATCATACACCGCGCCATATGCTGGGTTGAGTATAAAGGAGGAAAATATACGGTAAGGGAATACGGAATAGAAGATGCATCGGTAATATCCATACCAGAACTCCACATATCTGGCTATAAGCCCATGAACAGCGGATTTATAACGAAGGGTGATAATAACGAATTGCCAGACCAGTATCCCAGCGGGGGGATATGTGCACAGCCCGTAAAGCCGGAGTGGATTATCGGGAAGGCGAGAGGTGAACTGCCCTGGTTTGGAATGATAAAATTGATGATAGCAGGCAATCAAGAAGTGAATGCCGAGAATGGATGGGTAAAGGTGGGAAAGGCTGTAGCCCCTAAAGATATATGGGTCTGTCTTGGCCTCTCATTAGTTGCTATTTCAGCCATACCCATTTCACTGGATGCCTACGAATATTACCGGAAAAAAAAAGATTCGGAGAGCCTATAA
- a CDS encoding C25 family cysteine peptidase has protein sequence MAVKTEKTKVAVMLVVAILLFSSGGIAGVYNAGKAGVGNVNVITEISLSFSRPTVSSNENYVAVNVKEANSTLVASEPILPVHSTVLTFPLGTKILGVECIPLAIRTMKLDKKIEPAPEPILLDGKYSPKKVVENEGVYGSTAPYPERWCYYRTGGGIDNGERVTFLSVSVYPVRYLPALNILQYATNIKIKISYEESIQPLFADAYDLLIVSPSEFSDALQPLIEHKESYDVKTMLVSLDEIYNSNYFTVRGRDDAEKIKYFIKNAVEEWGIDYVMLVGNSEKLPVRRAYVKDGEESSYISDLYYADIYDSDGNFVSWDSNGNDKFGEYDENEIDFVDLYPDVFIGRAACSTNEEVTVVVNKIISHENMEAYEKPWFKNIIVCGGDTFPGDDDNIDEGEYANQKVLDIMGNFNPTKLWASNNKIDSPANIDHALYEGAGFIDFSGHGSPGSWVTHPHGKDKVWLPYGGYKIRNINSLVNGDKLPIVILNVCSNCKFSMNCFGWAFLSNPDGGGIAVCGNTGLGWGYDGRSTVQRLCGLMELNSFRSYAGGAETFGEIWKETINKYVNRFGSSMDKLDYKTVEEWEPLGDPSLQVAIQSPDENKPPNKPEKPTGPTSGKRWKEYGYTTSSVDPDGDQIYYMFDWGDGTNTGWIGPYDSGGEVNASHTWDKRGNYEIKVKAMDLYGAESAWSDPLEVSTPLYYPKLFQLLFERLNEFLSLLMENNILWTSS, from the coding sequence ATGGCAGTAAAAACAGAAAAGACAAAAGTCGCTGTTATGCTGGTGGTAGCGATATTACTTTTTAGCAGTGGTGGAATAGCTGGGGTATATAATGCCGGAAAGGCGGGCGTTGGAAATGTGAATGTTATTACTGAAATTTCATTAAGTTTTTCCAGGCCTACTGTGAGCAGCAATGAAAACTATGTGGCTGTAAATGTAAAAGAGGCAAATTCCACACTGGTTGCCAGCGAACCCATCCTGCCCGTTCATTCAACCGTACTAACGTTCCCACTCGGAACAAAGATACTTGGAGTGGAATGTATACCACTGGCTATTAGAACAATGAAACTGGATAAGAAAATTGAACCTGCTCCAGAACCTATATTGCTTGATGGCAAATATTCTCCCAAAAAGGTAGTTGAAAACGAGGGAGTATATGGCAGTACTGCCCCCTATCCAGAAAGATGGTGTTATTACAGAACTGGTGGCGGAATAGATAACGGAGAACGTGTGACGTTTCTATCCGTCAGTGTCTACCCAGTGAGATATTTGCCGGCATTGAATATCCTGCAATATGCAACCAATATCAAAATAAAAATCAGCTATGAAGAGTCGATACAGCCGCTTTTTGCTGATGCTTACGATCTGCTCATTGTATCGCCATCTGAGTTCAGCGATGCTCTGCAGCCATTGATAGAGCATAAGGAAAGCTATGACGTAAAAACCATGCTCGTTTCCCTTGATGAAATCTATAATAGCAATTATTTCACCGTTCGGGGCAGGGATGACGCAGAGAAGATAAAATATTTCATTAAAAATGCAGTAGAAGAATGGGGTATAGATTATGTAATGCTTGTTGGAAACTCGGAAAAATTGCCGGTTAGACGTGCCTACGTTAAAGATGGGGAGGAGAGCAGTTACATAAGCGATCTTTACTATGCTGACATTTATGATTCGGATGGTAATTTTGTTAGCTGGGATTCAAATGGGAATGACAAATTCGGGGAATATGATGAAAATGAGATAGATTTTGTGGACTTATATCCCGATGTATTCATTGGTAGGGCTGCCTGCAGTACCAACGAGGAAGTTACGGTGGTGGTGAACAAAATAATATCCCATGAAAATATGGAGGCCTATGAGAAGCCGTGGTTTAAAAATATTATCGTATGCGGGGGAGATACATTTCCCGGTGACGATGATAACATTGATGAGGGGGAGTATGCCAATCAAAAAGTGTTGGATATTATGGGAAATTTCAACCCCACAAAATTATGGGCTTCTAATAACAAAATAGATTCTCCTGCAAATATAGACCATGCGCTGTATGAAGGGGCAGGATTCATCGATTTTTCCGGGCACGGCAGCCCAGGCAGTTGGGTTACACATCCACATGGAAAAGATAAAGTATGGTTGCCTTATGGAGGATATAAAATAAGAAATATCAATTCACTTGTGAATGGAGATAAGTTGCCCATCGTTATTTTAAATGTATGTTCTAACTGCAAATTTAGCATGAATTGTTTTGGCTGGGCATTTTTATCAAATCCGGACGGGGGCGGAATCGCAGTCTGCGGCAACACCGGGCTCGGATGGGGCTATGACGGCAGAAGCACTGTTCAAAGACTCTGCGGTCTTATGGAACTGAATTCTTTTAGGTCATATGCAGGTGGTGCTGAAACCTTTGGTGAGATATGGAAGGAAACAATAAACAAATATGTAAATAGATTTGGCAGCAGCATGGATAAGCTCGACTACAAGACTGTAGAAGAGTGGGAGCCATTGGGCGATCCTTCCCTGCAAGTCGCAATACAGTCGCCAGATGAAAATAAGCCGCCGAATAAGCCGGAAAAACCCACTGGCCCAACTTCCGGCAAAAGATGGAAGGAATATGGATATACCACATCTTCTGTTGATCCCGACGGCGATCAAATTTATTATATGTTTGATTGGGGGGACGGAACAAATACGGGCTGGATTGGCCCATATGATTCTGGTGGAGAGGTAAACGCATCACATACGTGGGATAAGAGAGGGAATTACGAAATAAAAGTAAAAGCCATGGATTTATACGGTGCCGAGAGCGCATGGTCTGATCCATTAGAAGTATCAACGCCCCTATACTATCCAAAATTGTTTCAATTGCTGTTCGAGAGGCTGAATGAATTCCTTTCCCTGTTGATGGAGAATAATATTTTGTGGACTTCCAGTTAG
- a CDS encoding ubiquitin-conjugating enzyme E2, with protein sequence MPLPKDLLVSRLKNELRECRKDFRHYFSLSDPDFNKFPVSIMVTLVNTPGPIMEGNKIRSRYNHKLQITITEDYPFQTPIVRWRSKIFHPNIMLPSDGGYICTKLLDEWSFRSNLPAFIRGIESLLLNPNPDNPYDNDTCTKAAEYFNKHPYNPPLPDKSRAGHKKPLIIGEEENGTDNRRKKKKS encoded by the coding sequence TTGCCCCTCCCTAAAGACCTCCTCGTATCCAGATTGAAAAACGAGCTTCGGGAATGCAGGAAAGATTTTAGACACTATTTTTCTTTATCTGACCCAGATTTTAATAAATTCCCTGTGAGTATAATGGTTACGCTTGTGAATACGCCCGGCCCGATAATGGAAGGAAACAAAATAAGAAGCAGGTACAATCACAAGTTACAGATTACCATAACCGAGGATTATCCGTTCCAGACGCCGATAGTCAGATGGCGGAGTAAGATTTTTCACCCGAATATAATGCTCCCCTCTGATGGAGGGTATATATGCACCAAGTTGCTAGATGAATGGAGCTTCCGGTCAAATCTTCCGGCTTTTATAAGGGGCATCGAATCGCTGCTTTTGAATCCCAATCCCGATAACCCATACGATAATGATACCTGTACCAAGGCTGCCGAGTATTTCAACAAACACCCGTATAATCCGCCGTTGCCGGACAAATCAAGGGCCGGACATAAAAAGCCGTTAATTATTGGAGAAGAAGAGAATGGTACGGATAACAGGCGAAAAAAGAAAAAATCCTAG
- a CDS encoding ThiF family adenylyltransferase, giving the protein MGEELLKVGAIDEDKYERSKRLGWFKLDKVKKAKVLVVGAGALGNETCKDLVLSGFRNITLVDMDYVVMSNLNRCIFFSDGDARKKRNKAEVVAEKLKMLDESVNVRAFVSKIEDFPDDFIPSHDIVLGCLDNILARLHVNAHSYFHNVPYIDGATRGLIGKVQIVIPPETSCLECGMNSTHNKIRNLRYSCTGRNISFFEPKLAADVNTTSIVSAVQVQEALKIVHGRDNLIKNIFYYDGNRNFSDVMELPINPACPHHDKR; this is encoded by the coding sequence GTGGGCGAGGAATTACTGAAAGTTGGTGCTATTGACGAGGATAAATACGAGAGGTCGAAACGTTTGGGATGGTTTAAGCTAGATAAGGTAAAAAAGGCAAAGGTGCTTGTGGTAGGTGCCGGAGCCCTTGGAAACGAGACGTGCAAGGATCTCGTGCTTTCAGGATTCAGGAATATCACGCTCGTCGACATGGATTACGTAGTTATGTCGAATTTGAACAGGTGCATCTTTTTTTCGGATGGAGATGCAAGAAAAAAGAGGAATAAGGCAGAGGTTGTGGCGGAGAAATTAAAAATGCTCGACGAATCTGTTAACGTACGTGCATTTGTTAGCAAAATTGAGGATTTTCCAGATGATTTCATTCCATCACATGACATAGTCCTCGGCTGTCTGGATAACATTTTGGCAAGGCTCCATGTAAACGCTCATTCATATTTTCACAATGTGCCCTACATCGACGGAGCCACACGGGGCCTCATCGGCAAAGTTCAGATAGTAATCCCTCCAGAAACCAGTTGCCTTGAATGCGGGATGAATTCAACACACAACAAAATCAGAAATTTAAGATACAGCTGCACGGGCAGGAACATCTCATTTTTTGAGCCGAAATTAGCGGCCGATGTGAATACAACAAGCATCGTATCGGCAGTCCAGGTTCAGGAAGCTTTAAAGATTGTGCACGGGAGGGACAACCTCATAAAAAATATTTTTTATTACGATGGAAACAGAAACTTCTCGGATGTTATGGAATTGCCAATAAATCCTGCATGTCCGCATCATGACAAACGATAA
- a CDS encoding dCMP deaminase family protein — translation MKTSRPAYDEYFMRIAKIVATRSTCLRRHVGAVIVRNNHILSTGYNGPPKGFKHCDETGCMREKLDIPRGERHELCRGLHAEQNAIIQAAVFGVSIKGGTIYVTHFPCSVCAKMLVNAELKEIVYKIMYPDELSLEILKESNLNVRQLRVPQ, via the coding sequence ATGAAAACGTCCAGGCCGGCATACGACGAGTATTTTATGAGGATAGCAAAAATCGTTGCAACACGCTCTACTTGCCTGAGAAGACATGTAGGGGCGGTAATTGTAAGGAATAACCACATTTTGTCAACGGGGTATAACGGCCCTCCAAAGGGTTTCAAGCATTGTGATGAAACTGGATGCATGAGAGAGAAACTGGACATACCGCGCGGGGAAAGACATGAATTGTGCAGGGGCCTGCATGCAGAACAAAACGCTATAATCCAGGCGGCGGTGTTTGGCGTTTCCATAAAAGGTGGAACTATATATGTAACTCACTTTCCGTGCAGCGTTTGTGCAAAAATGCTGGTGAATGCCGAGTTGAAAGAGATTGTTTATAAAATAATGTATCCGGATGAACTTTCATTGGAAATTTTGAAGGAAAGTAATTTAAATGTGAGGCAATTAAGGGTGCCGCAATGA